The Candidatus Atribacteria bacterium sequence CTCTAGTTTATTGGGTATTATAGTTATACTAGCAAAAGATGTTTTTTGTAGGTTTTTTATTTCTTCAAATATTTGACAGGCGATATCTTCAGTTACAAATATTGCCGCATATTCTTCATTTACTAGTTTATCCAATATTTCCATAGTTTCATCCTTTTTAACAGTGGGGAATAAAGATACACCAA is a genomic window containing:
- a CDS encoding V-type ATP synthase subunit F (produces ATP from ADP in the presence of a proton gradient across the membrane; the F subunit is part of the catalytic core of the ATP synthase complex), encoding MYKIALIGNRDTIIGFKLLGVSLFPTVKKDETMEILDKLVNEEYAAIFVTEDIACQIFEEIKNLQKTSFASITIIPNKLETKCLGLKTLRKNIEKAIGTDILFRKEVE